TGACGCAGAGCGTTACCGACGGCAGTAAATCGGCGTTTAACGCTATTTTTTACAAAAAAATCAAGATGCTACATCTGGATTTTACTGCGCGTGAAGCGTTGAATACCGATTTTCGCGAGAACAACTCGCTGTCAGAGTCAGTAGTGGTCCGAGTCTACCAGTTAAAAGACCGTAAAATCTTCGACAAGATGGTCTATCAGCAACTGCTGAAAGACGGGGACTCCATCCTGAAAGCTGACCTGTTGGCCAGTCGTGATGTAGTGCTGAAGCCTGGCGGTGATACAAACCTGAATATGCCGATGGAGGACAATGCGCAGTATATCGCTGTGGTGGGACTGTTCCGTCACCCGGATATGATCGACAACACCTGGAAAATGGTGATTCAACGAGAAGAACTCGATCCGGATAAGCCGCGCATTCTGGAAGCCGGTAACAACCATCTGACGCTCTTACCGTTTAAGGACGACTGATGCCAAAAGAACATAGCACGCCTTCGCTCTATGAGATGTTGACCAGTAATTTTACCGGTGGGCTTTCTCTGCATCAGGTAAGCGAGCAGAACCAGGTGGTCCTCTCCGTGCTGGATAATATGCAACGTATCCTCAACTGTCGCGCCGGTACGCTGGCGCACCTTCCAGACTATGGACTGCCGGATATGACCAAAATTCTTCAGGGAATGCCGGGGACCGCACATGAACTGATGGAGACATTTTCTGCAGTGCTCCTCAAATATGAGCCACGCCTGAAAAAGATAACCGTTGTCCTGCAGGAACAGGAGGTTCCTGGTGAGTTACGTTACGCCATTGATGCCGAACTCAAAGGTGTTGGGTTGGTGCGTTACGGCACTGAGTTTGTGCCCGAAGGGCGGGTACTGTTGAGGCATCTGAAGCAACAGCAGTATCTTGATACAGCATCCCGTCTGTAAGGCCAGGTAACATCATGTCAGTAAAATCGTGATTTCTCGAAAAATTCCAGACCAGACAGCCTGATCCAGCTTCATCTGTCAGTAAGAGTCAGGCCGATATTGTAGAGTTTCGCCAGCGAAGGGCACAGCTTCAGGAGCAGATGGACGCGTGGCT
The Citrobacter arsenatis DNA segment above includes these coding regions:
- the tssE gene encoding type VI secretion system baseplate subunit TssE, with the translated sequence MPKEHSTPSLYEMLTSNFTGGLSLHQVSEQNQVVLSVLDNMQRILNCRAGTLAHLPDYGLPDMTKILQGMPGTAHELMETFSAVLLKYEPRLKKITVVLQEQEVPGELRYAIDAELKGVGLVRYGTEFVPEGRVLLRHLKQQQYLDTASRL
- the tssJ gene encoding type VI secretion system lipoprotein TssJ — its product is MLRTSLTKSARWLMSFIVFSLVGCGVTQSVTDGSKSAFNAIFYKKIKMLHLDFTAREALNTDFRENNSLSESVVVRVYQLKDRKIFDKMVYQQLLKDGDSILKADLLASRDVVLKPGGDTNLNMPMEDNAQYIAVVGLFRHPDMIDNTWKMVIQREELDPDKPRILEAGNNHLTLLPFKDD